From the Mustela nigripes isolate SB6536 unplaced genomic scaffold, MUSNIG.SB6536 HiC_scaffold_5941, whole genome shotgun sequence genome, the window GACAGGGGGCCGGCCGCGGGGTCCGCCGGAGGCCCGTTCATGGCACTCTTGCTTCTGTGTCTGGAGAGCAGCTTCTTGTTCAGGATCCTGGAGAGTGTCACCCCCTTCCTCCGGCCCCCCTCTGGCTGCTGCAGGAACACGAGGTCATTGTGCGACTGGCTCATGCCAGGGTCTTTCTGTTGCTGTCGCTGGCGGAAGAACAGCTTTGCGCCTTTTCTTAAAATCCCTCCTTTATGCTTCTTGGCAGTGCCCGGCTCTGAGACACTCAGGGAGCTCTCCGACAGCTCGTCCCCGTCGGGGTCCAGCGGGGCCTGGCTGCCCCACGCCGAGGTCTGGGACTCCTTGTCCAAGTCCCAGGAGTCTAGCTCGCCCTCCTGGGGATCCAGGGCCGGCGGGGCTGGGGCGGAGGACTCTTCCTGCAGCGGGGCGGAGGCAGCGGCTGCCCCCACGAGGGTCGGGGTGTCCTACTGGTGGGCACTGTCCATGGAGGCCGAGTAGTCCAGCATTAGGGCGGCGGCATTGTCCTGAGAGAGTGAGGTCTTGGAGATCCCTGATATGATGATGGTGCTCTTCTTCCGCGGGGACTTGACCTTCAGCTTCGAGGAGTCGCTGAGCTGGCGGATGGCCACTTCAGCCTTGGGGTCCGAGCCGTTCAGCACCAGCAGCTCTGCGTCCGAAGAAGAGAAGGTCTTACTGACGGGAGCCCCGTGGCAGGAGATGGCTTGAACAGAGATGTCCTTCTCAATGACCTTCACCTGGACAGGCGTCTTCAGGGGAGACTCGCAGCTCAGCGGGGACGCTCGCCCCGTGTCAAAGCGAGGCTTGGTCTTCAGGGCGGTGACGGTGGTGACTACGGTCCCACAGGGCATCACCATGCGGTCTTTTTCGACCTTTGTGGCAGGAGTAGGTGGCGGGGTCTTGGGTTTCACTTCACCGGGTTCTAGGTAAGAAAACTCCGCGGTGACCGAACCCAGCACCGAGCCGCCGCAGGAGCCGCCGGTCAGCGTGAAGCTCTGGGGCCCCGATGGCTGCTTCTTGAATAAATCCAAAGGAATGGTCGTCATCGCCAATATGGCTTCCGAGGCTCGCTCAGCCGCGGACACCTGCAGGTGCAACTCCTTCGACTTGGCGTTCAGCTCAAAGATGAATTCTTCTTCCCAGCTGAGGTCGGCGGGGTTTGTCGCGAGGGCGCTGAACTTCTGAACGGGCTCATTCAGCCCAACTACACACTGTGGGTGCATGTTGCCTAAAGCCCCAGGAGCACTTAGCAGCGAAGCCCGGATGTTCTTCACCAGTAATCTGAGCTCATGAGCCCTTGGAGGCTTGGGCGGACAGGACTCCTGAGGGGAGGATGAAATGCGCTGTAGATTCTGAACGTCCCTCGTGTCCACGGGCTTCGTGCTCAGAAGCACCGACGGAGACGCAGCCCCAACCAGGTGCTTCAAGATGTCCTTGAGAGTTTCACACACGGCCTTGGTCTCTGTCTCCCGGTCCTGCGCCACTGCCCTGGGCTGCACCGTAACGGCCGCGTCCGGAGTGCTGACGTAGGACCACCGGATCGGGATGTCCTCCGTCTTCTCTCTCATGTGGAGCTCCCGCTGCACATGAAACGGAGAGAGCCGTGCACAGTACAGCGGGGGCCCTGTGTCTTCGGGGGACGGGGACCCCGCGCGGACCAGGAACTGAATGGCCTCGCCCACCACGTGACAAGACACGACCTTCTCCTGGGCGGACCTGGCCAGGCTGGAGACGCCCTGCACTGCGAGCTCCAGGGGCTGCTGGAGCGGGTCCTCCTCGAAGGACAGGAGCAGCGGGCCCCCTTTCCGTTTGGCCTCATCATTCAGGGCGGTCACC encodes:
- the LOC132009161 gene encoding LOW QUALITY PROTEIN: C2 domain-containing protein 2-like (The sequence of the model RefSeq protein was modified relative to this genomic sequence to represent the inferred CDS: substituted 1 base at 1 genomic stop codon) is translated as RSQWQAAWVTALNDEAKRKGGPLLLSFEEDPLQQPLELAVQGVSSLARSAQEKVVSCHVVGEAIQFLVRAGSPSPEDTGPPLYCARLSPFHVQRELHMREKTEDIPIRWSYVSTPDAAVTVQPRAVAQDRETETKAVCETLKDILKHLVGAASPSVLLSTKPVDTRDVQNLQRISSSPQESCPPKPPRAHELRLLVKNIRASLLSAPGALGNMHPQCVVGLNEPVQKFSALATNPADLSWEEEFIFELNAKSKELHLQVSAAERASEAILAMTTIPLDLFKKQPSGPQSFTLTGGSCGGSVLGSVTAEFSYLEPGEVKPKTPPPTPATKVEKDRMVMPCGTVVTTVTALKTKPRFDTGRASPLSCESPLKTPVQVKVIEKDISVQAISCHGAPVSKTFSSSDAELLVLNGSDPKAEVAIRQLSDSSKLKVKSPRKKSTIIISGISKTSLSQDNAAALMLDYSASMDSAHQXDTPTLVGAAAASAPLQEESSAPAPPALDPQEGELDSWDLDKESQTSAWGSQAPLDPDGDELSESSLSVSEPGTAKKHKGGILRKGAKLFFRQRQQQKDPGMSQSHNDLVFLQQPEGGRRKGVTLSRILNKKLLSRHRSKSAMNGPPADPAAGPLSHQDAGRCGPP